From a region of the Nitrospirota bacterium genome:
- a CDS encoding LysM peptidoglycan-binding domain-containing protein, whose translation MQRKSHIFNKAFLCLFFLLLTSVAYAQMQEYRDYTVIKGDTLWDITQKELQDPFLWPKVWKENPDIKNPDRIYPKQHIRIPLYLMQKEIIPEIKPVAKPEPEAKPEIPVIAIQPSKKEYLVNRHVLTSSGYIAESVRSVGKIADTPTGRTILGKGDYAYIKADMPVKKGDKFYVLVPTELVKHPVTGRTLGYLIDIRGTVEVIGQEENDDPQVLVTEAYFDISSGDLLDTYYEMEHPIAPDNPRKPDINGYVVASKHLHLISVPFDVAYIDKGKNDGLQIGDMLATTVQSKHKIYNGLIQIINLRDSTSTVIIRKSTDAIVRGDGVTGVKQE comes from the coding sequence ATGCAACGAAAAAGCCATATATTCAATAAAGCCTTCCTTTGTCTGTTTTTTCTTCTGCTGACATCAGTGGCATATGCACAAATGCAGGAATACAGGGACTACACTGTCATAAAAGGAGACACCCTCTGGGATATCACACAAAAGGAGTTGCAGGATCCTTTCCTGTGGCCGAAGGTATGGAAGGAAAACCCGGATATCAAGAATCCCGACAGAATCTATCCGAAACAGCATATCAGAATTCCCCTTTACCTTATGCAGAAAGAAATAATTCCTGAAATCAAACCCGTTGCAAAACCGGAACCCGAAGCAAAGCCTGAGATACCGGTAATCGCAATTCAGCCTTCAAAAAAAGAATACCTTGTCAACAGGCATGTTCTGACATCAAGCGGTTACATTGCAGAATCAGTACGCAGTGTCGGTAAGATCGCTGATACCCCAACCGGACGCACCATTCTTGGCAAAGGTGATTACGCATATATCAAGGCAGACATGCCGGTAAAAAAAGGTGACAAATTCTATGTGCTTGTCCCCACAGAACTGGTAAAACATCCTGTGACAGGGAGGACACTGGGGTATCTGATCGATATCCGCGGGACGGTTGAGGTTATTGGGCAGGAAGAAAACGATGATCCGCAAGTACTCGTTACAGAAGCATATTTTGATATCTCATCGGGAGATCTCCTGGATACCTACTACGAGATGGAGCATCCCATTGCTCCCGACAATCCAAGGAAACCCGATATCAACGGCTATGTGGTTGCATCGAAACACCTGCATCTTATCAGCGTGCCGTTTGATGTCGCGTATATAGACAAGGGCAAAAACGACGGGTTGCAGATCGGTGATATGCTTGCGACCACAGTCCAGAGCAAGCACAAAATTTACAATGGCCTGATTCAGATAATCAACCTGAGGGACTCCACCTCGACCGTCATCATCAGAAAAAGCACTGATGCAATTGTCAGAGGCGACGGCGTAACAGGCGTTAAGCAGGAGTAG
- a CDS encoding pitrilysin family protein, with protein sequence MKYIKVIVLILLLSFPAVPDAAEVKEYALDNGLKVLIIEEHKAPVATFQVWYRAGSRDEPAGKSGLSHLLEHMMFKGTAKYGPSVLSRIVQKNGGTNNAYTTKNYTVYFELFSSDRIMLSVDLEADRMHNLTLDPKEVLSERDVVMEERRLRYEDDPQRSLFEDVAAAAFKVHPYQRPVIGWMSDLKSIGRDDLCNYYKAYYAPNNAVIVAAGDISSEALMKEISAHFDNIPEGPQIQRTANSEPEQKGEKRIVLKKEAELPYILMAYHVPSFPHEDSYALDVLNLLLAGGKSTRLYQSLVYDKKIALNASADYSGFNNDPYLFFLYATAAPGKDIADVESALIAEIKSLQTEMPSDREIRKAKNQIEASFVMGQDSVYLQAMKYGMFEMLGDWRLIDTYLEGIRKVTPEDVVKAARRYFNEENKTTGILIPVKKEKREE encoded by the coding sequence ATGAAATATATTAAAGTCATTGTCCTGATTCTTCTGTTATCGTTCCCTGCCGTTCCCGATGCAGCAGAAGTGAAAGAATATGCGCTTGACAACGGGCTGAAAGTTCTGATAATCGAAGAGCATAAGGCGCCGGTAGCGACTTTTCAGGTATGGTACCGGGCAGGTTCCCGGGATGAACCTGCCGGCAAATCGGGTCTCAGTCACCTGCTTGAGCATATGATGTTCAAGGGCACCGCGAAATACGGGCCGTCAGTCTTGTCCAGGATTGTGCAGAAGAACGGGGGGACTAACAATGCATACACAACCAAGAACTACACAGTATATTTCGAACTCTTCTCTTCGGACAGGATAATGCTTTCAGTTGATCTTGAGGCTGACAGAATGCATAACCTGACACTCGATCCAAAGGAAGTACTCTCTGAGCGCGATGTAGTGATGGAAGAACGAAGGCTCAGGTATGAAGATGACCCCCAGAGATCCCTGTTTGAGGATGTTGCGGCGGCAGCATTCAAGGTGCATCCGTATCAGAGGCCTGTAATCGGCTGGATGTCTGATCTGAAGTCTATCGGGCGGGACGATCTTTGCAATTATTACAAAGCATACTATGCACCGAACAATGCGGTAATTGTTGCTGCGGGCGATATCAGCAGCGAGGCCTTAATGAAAGAGATCTCCGCGCATTTCGACAATATCCCTGAAGGACCTCAAATACAAAGGACCGCAAACAGTGAACCTGAGCAAAAAGGAGAGAAAAGAATCGTCCTGAAGAAAGAGGCGGAACTGCCGTACATCCTTATGGCATATCACGTGCCGAGTTTCCCGCATGAGGACAGTTATGCACTCGATGTGCTGAACCTTCTCCTGGCCGGAGGGAAAAGCACACGGCTCTATCAGTCGCTTGTCTACGACAAGAAGATTGCCCTGAATGCATCTGCTGATTACAGCGGCTTCAACAATGATCCGTATCTTTTTTTCTTGTATGCCACTGCTGCACCCGGCAAAGATATCGCAGATGTTGAATCCGCGCTGATCGCCGAGATAAAAAGTCTCCAGACCGAGATGCCGTCAGACAGGGAGATCCGGAAGGCAAAAAACCAGATTGAAGCTTCATTTGTGATGGGCCAGGACTCGGTCTATCTTCAGGCGATGAAATATGGTATGTTTGAGATGCTCGGGGACTGGAGGCTTATTGATACCTATCTCGAGGGCATCAGAAAAGTGACCCCTGAGGATGTGGTGAAGGCAGCGCGCAGATATTTTAACGAAGAGAATAAGACCACCGGCATCCTGATACCGGTAAAGAAAGAGAAGCGTGAAGAGTGA